AAGAAAATCTCCCGCTTTTTTATGGCATGTAATTCTTTGCCTTGCCATTTATCAGTTGTGACCTAGTTTAGTTTGCCAAGATATTCTTAAAATAGCTTACAGGGAAGCTTTCTTGTATCTACGTCTATCTTAGGCAAGGATATCTCTATTCTATTTTTGAAAATTTAAAGCTATTTCCTGGTGTAGTAGTTTTTTGTAACGGAATTTCTTAGATTTCAGAAAGAAGATTTATAGTGAATCAGCATAAATTTTAGGGGCAAGCTGCCCCTATTTTTAGTAAAGACCGAAAGTTCCGTCTGTTCTTTTGTAGATTACACGCATTTTTGCGTCAACATCGTTAAATACGTAAAATTGTTTATCGCTTGATTTTAGTTTATCAAGTGCTTCTTCAACTTCAAGTGGTTTATAAATTTCAAGCTCCATAGGCACAATTTCTTCAACACCTTCGATCTTTTCTTCGCCTATTCTTGAGCGGAATTCTTTGTCGTCAGCCTTGCCTTTTACGGTAAATTTCTTATCATGCTCTCTTCTTAAAACTTTTGATGCTTTTTCGATAGCAAGATCGATCGCAGCGTAAAGATCTTTATCTTTTTGGCGAACGACTATGGTGTCTTTATGAGCCATATTTAGAGAAAATTCTGCATTAAAGCCTTTTTTTCCTTGTTTTTCATCGGCTGCTACAACACATCTTGCTGAGATAATGTCGAGATTGTATTTGCCAAGTGTATCAAAAGCGTCTTGGATATAGTTTTTGATTGGCTCTGTTAGCTCAAATTGTTTTCCTACAATGCTTATGTTCATCGTAATCTCCTTTATAGAAAGTAAGATGATTATAACACGCTAAAACTAAAAACAAATTAAACTAAAATCTTTATAAAATTTTAAAGTTTCTGAAGGGTTCGTTTGTGAAAATTTATAGGATTTGGCGTTTTTTTATCTTTTGATGTTACAAAAACATCAAAGATCATATTGCCAGTACTTGCGACTCCGTTTGTTCCTGGCATGATGGTCGGTGGAGTGCATATACCGATGTCGCCAAAGTAAGTTATTATTACTTTAAAGTCGAACATATCGTTAAATTCTCCATTTACTTTATCTAGGCATTTATTTGAGAAATCAGTTCTAAAAATTTCAAACATCGCATACTCTGCTGCTGCTTGAGCAACGAGTTGTGCTTGCTCTCTTAGATAAATTTCACTGCTTTGTCTAGCTGATGTGCTAGCTATCGAAAGAGCAAGAGTGCTGATAGAAGCTGCTACAACTAGAAAAAATATCGCTGCTATTAACGTAAATCCTTTTCTCATTAATAAACCGCCTTTGACTTGCAAATGGTTATTTCTGATTTTTCTGCTTTAAGGCAGAGCTTTAGCGCGATGACTCCATTTTTTTCTGTAAAGACAAATCTTGTTACATGTTTAGCTAGTGTCGCACTTTCGGCTTTGATAGCCTTTGTAGATGTTGAGCTAAATTTTTTAAAGCTTTCATTTAGCCATGGCCTATAATTGTAGTAAATTTTAAGGTCAAAAGAGCCATTTTGTATATCCTCGGCACTTTGCTCAGCTGGCGCTATGGCAATAGCTGTGTAAGCTAGCTTATACTGCTCTGAAATTTTTTTATTTTTAAAATCACTTGAAATCTTAAGCGTGTCGATTGATTGTATGCCAACTTTTGCGATATCTAAGTGTCTTTGGTCTAAATTTTCTTGATAGCCAAAGCTACTACCAACTCTATAAAGTATGCTAGAAAATATCGCCACTAAACCACCATTTTCATTATCGGCGTTTATACACCTAGAGCCACTATTTACATCTTCTTCATTGCTATCATTTTCGCAGGTCAAGTCCATTACGCCGTTTCTAAAAGCGTCATTAAATTTGCTTCCAGGGCTTTTTAATCCATTTGCAACAGAGCTATTTGCAAGATCTACATATCCGCTATATATGCCTTCTTCGATGATAGGATCTCCGTTAGTATCATCTCCTTTATATTCGTTTATGCCATCAAATAGCTCATAAGCGGCTGGGATAAATTCTAAAATTTCAAAGTCACTACTTAAATTTACGCCACTATCATTTAGAGCTAGATAATCTCCATTTTTTTTCCTAGCGATAACGCTTTGTTTGATTCTGTGGCTAAGCAGCATTGAAATTTGCTCTAGAGCGATTTCGCTTTGTGTTTCTAGTTCGTTTATTACTTTGCTTTGAAAATAGTTTTGATATAAATTCATAAGCGTATTAAAGCTCATAAGTGAGATAACGCCAAGTACGGTGATGACTATTATTAACTCAATTAATGTAAAAGCTTTTTTTGTTTTTTTCATTTCCATTCTTTTACACTTAGAGTGCTGCTTTCACCTATATTAAAGGCATATCCATAAAGTACGCTTTTGCTCTCTTTTGTAGTTTTCATAGTCGTATCTAGCTTTATCTGTAAAACATCGTTATCGTTTAAAGGAGTGCTAACTACAAATTTATCAGCTCCATTTGTTATGGTTGGAGTCGTCTCTGTATCTATGATAAAGTCGCGTTTAGTGGTACTGGCAGTTGGTGAGATGGATTTTTGAGTATTGAAATTTTTGATAGATTTTACTTTAAAATTTACGCTTTTGATTGATTCTGGAAGCTTTGAATCATTGGGCCTTGTGGCACATGCAGATGAATTTTGTACCGGATACGCAAGTATCCTATGTCCTTCTCCTTTTACACCGCTTTTTTCATAAAAATCCGGATTTGCCCCTTGTTCACAGATAATAAGAGGAAAAATTATAGCCTCTTGAGTGGTTATAGATGATGGCATGGTATTTTTACCGGCTATTAAGACTTGATCACTAAATGGTGCTTTTAATATTAATGACATATAAGTTTTAGCATTCATTAGTCCTTCTTGCATTAAGGATTGCTCGCTTAAATTTGAAGTAGTTCTTACTGCTAGTGGCAAGCTTGCACTTACTATAGCTACTACAAGCACTGATAAGATAAGCTCTATCAATGAAAAGCCACCCCTTTTCACCACTCTATTCTCCTGTTTGTCTTGTCGCTTATATCTAGGTTACTATCACTATTAGATTTTACTCCTATAAAACCTCCAACTGCACCGCTTGTCTTATCCTCTATATTATTGCTCTTTAGGACTTTACCAGCCCATTCGCCATTTGGTACTAGAAAATTTAGATTGAAATTATTTGTTTCGGTTTTCTCATCAAATTCACTATAAAGAAGCCAGCTAGGTGCTCTCATTTTAGCCACATCAGTAACCGCTGAAGGGTTTCTTATAAAAATTATTTGCTCGCCATTGCTTATGCTACTTACATCATTTCTTAAAACAGTACCGCTGTAAGTGTTTGTAAAGCTAAAGTCATGATAGTTAAGTACTCCTGCGCTATGTTTTGGATTGGTAGCCCAAAATGGTGCAGCTGGAAAGTCTTGCCATAGTTTGCCATTATCTTTCATATAGATATTTTTATTGCATCCATCGCAGTAGGCACCATAATAAATTTTGGCATAAAAGCCACTATAAAGCCCTTCATAAAATGGTGCATAAACCCTACCAAAGTAAAATTTTGCTGTCGTTTCTGTTGCTGGTTTTTCATATTTTTTTACTGTATCGGTGCTATCTGACATGCCGCTAAAGCTAAAATCATTACTTGAAATAGTAAAAGGATTTTTAGCGTGATTTACTTTTCTTTCAAAATTAAAATATACTTCACCTTTGCCTACGCCATTTACAAAAGTATTTTTCTCTACATAAAATGTTGATTTTGTAGCACTTGGATCTATTGCTTTTCTAGTGTTTGAGCCAGGAATTTCAAAAAATAAAATTTCTTCATTTGCTTTTGCTAATGTGCCGGCATTGCCATCGTTATCTGTAAAATTTAAAGGAACTCTATCTAGCTTTATATCAAAGTTCATATTCTTTGCATAGCAATCTTCATTATAAAGTTTTGCAGGATCATCGTTAAACAACCTAGCAGTTACTTCAAAGTCAAGCTTTGCTTTTTGTATGCCCTCATTATCAAGGTATGTTATATCGCTATCTTTTGTTATCTTTAACTTACTTATTTGTATATCTTTTGGCCTAAATAGATAATCTCTATTACCTTCTAGCTTTATACTACATCCGATCCTTCCTTCTTGAGCAGTATCTTGTGATGGATCGTTGCTAATTGAGTTTTTTACACAATCATCAGCTTTTGATGGCGCATGTTGATCAGTTGCTGTATAGTCTTTGTCTAATACATAAAAATATGTATCGCCTATATCTGAGTAAGAAAAGCCAACAGGTCCACTTGATGTGTGACGGAAAATTTTACCCAACGCTTTATTTGGATCGTTAAAATCTACGCTTAGTTTGTTCTCGCTCTCTATAATGCTAGGATCACAAGTCGCACTATATGCTGGTACAAGTTTTATCTCTCCATTTGAGCCACTTATGTTGTTTATATAGCCATTTGCTAAGCCACTATCAAGAGGTTTCATAGCTGCAAGAGCAATGTTATTATAAACTTTGCCGCCTATTAAAACATTGTTATTATTGATCGTATTCTTGTCAGTATCCCATAGCCTAAAGTGACTTGGCCTTATGGCAAAATCATCTAATTTTTCGCATTCAACCTTTGTAGTATTTGTTACTGGATCAAGATGAGAAATTCTAAATTTTACGCTTTTATAGGCTCTGTCAATACTAATGCCTGACAATAAAATATCAGTTACGCCATTAAATGTTATATCTTGTTCATATAAATTTGTTGGAGCGCTGCAAGACTCGACCAACTCTACTTTTACATCTACTGGGGCATCTGGTACTTTTTTATTGCCATCTGTATCATAGTTTGTGATATAGACATTAAATGGCGTAGAAACGATTTTAGTTAGAAGTCTATTTTTAAATTTAGTTTTAAAAGCTGCCGAGCCATCGTCTTGTCTATTACTTGCGACGAAATTATTTGGACTGGCACTAACACCTAAAGTAATGTTGTAGTTTTGATTGCTACATCTTCTTATGTATGTGTCATAGGGCTGTAAATTTATATCAGCATTTGCGACCGTGGCTTTGTAACTATTTGGCTCAAATTTAGACTTAAGGGTAGTTTCATATATAGCATAAGCGTAGTTGCCTTGATGAATTAGCATTTCTCCACCCTTATTTGCAGCCGCACCTTGTCCTAAATAAAAAGTTAAGTCATTTCCGCTTAATTGCTGCAAGCCTGTGTTGTCGCTATAGTGTACCTGTCCTGACATAGTAAGCAGATCACTAGGTCCTTGCGATGCTTTATCTGCGTAAATGTAAGTTGAGTTTGAATTATAAATTTGGCTTGGATCTATTGTAGCTTTTAGCGCAAAGTCTTGGGCAGCTTCATTAGTATTGTTTGTAACTTCAACGAAAGTTTTTAAAATAGTATTTGCTGGCACTACTGTTGGGGTATTTTCTTGCACCTTTGTAAAAGTACTATCGCTAGGTTTTTTTGCATAAATATATTCCATATAGCAAACATCTGGTTTATATATACGGGTAGAAAAGCCTACCATGGCCAAATTTATACGGTCAGCGCTTACAACATTAGCACTGCCTGAATTTTTAATCGTTGTAACTGTAAATTTTATATCTGCTTCTTTTTGGGAATGTGACATTTTGTCTGATATATCAAATATATCCAAATCTGCTTGAGAGTGAAATTTTTTGCCTGGATTTATAGGTTGTCCAAATTTTGTCATGGTTGAGTTAAATTGATCACCTTTTGCATTGTATTTGCTGGTTATACTCAGATAGCTACCTTCGTTTTCTATTTCAATATTCTCACCTTTTGTTTCTGGCTTTCCGCCAAAAGAAAACATTGTAAGCGTAGCATTTATATCGCCTGCTTTTGGTGTATAGATATTTTCAAATTTTACATCTACGGTTGAGCTTTTTACAGTACCAAATGGATCGCTTGACTTCATCCAGTCTGCTGCAAGTCTTTCTAATCCATCAAATATACTAACAAGCTTTGGCTCTATATTGTTTGCTGCAGCGGTTTTATCATCAAAGTCATAAATGATGACTAAACTCCAAGCCGCAAATTGTGGTGCAATGGATTGTATCCAGTAGCCATTTTGTCCTTGAACTGGTGAGAATAGTAGCGTGCCGTATGTTTTTTTTAGTTTTCTATTAGTGGAATTGTTTACCTTATATATGCCATCATTTGGGTCTATAAATTCATCACTAAAGGGAATCGTAGTGGATCTGATATTACCAGCATAAAATGTCCTATCTGACTCACTAGTACCAAGAGAGTCTCTAACTATATCCGTTACATCAGCACTTGCTACATATTGGTAGTTTATTCCAGCTTTTACATAGTAGCTATTGGACTCGTTTTGATTATATGATTCAAGAGTCATTGATTTTGGTTTATACTCACTAAATGAGCCAAACCAAAAAACATCTTTTGGATCAGCATCTATTGTGATTACATTTTTTCCAGGAGCTTTAAAATCAATCCTGCTATATCCTTTTATGTAATTTAAGGCACTTACATATAAATTTGACCCAAGATTTTTTATGGCCCAGTTTTGATAAAGAGAGCCACCCCAATAAAGCCTGCCATAGACTACGTTTTTACCTTTTAAATTATTTTGTATAAAGGTATTTTTCTCACTAAAATCAAATGTGGAAGAGGATGAATTTTTACAATAAGGATGCTTGCTAGGATTATAAATATATGTTGTTTGACAAAGTGTGTAATTACTAGGCGAAAAATTACCAGTATCTAAAAATATTCTATCGGCTGTAGATGATGTTCTTGTTACGTTAGATGGATCTGGAACAAAATTATATCCAGCGTATTGTGGAATCATAATAGTAGCACCAATGGTAGCTATATCTCCATTTACTCTGGTATTTAGATTTCCATTTATTGATCTTTGTCTTAAGCCTTTAGAGTGATCATCCCACATACCTATTAATGATCGTTGATTCCATGGAGAAAATTGCTCAACGTAAATATGATAGTGATCTTGTGCTAAGCCTGAAGAAAAGCTATTGGTATCTATCGTCCAGGTTCTATCAGATTTTCTTATGCAATGTGGGATATTTTTAGAAGAGTTGTCTTGGTACTCTTCAGCGTCTATAAAGCAAGAATAGTTTGCTCCACTACAACCAATAGATGCTGCTTCTGCTGTCGTACAAGCTCTGGGTGCACAAAAACCAAACGTGACAATAAAACAGAGTAAGTATGCTATCTTCACAACAAATCCTCTAAATAACAATAAAAAATCTCTCCTTAGATTTTTAAAAGCTTTTAGCTACTATTTTTGTATAAAATTTTCTATCATTTCAGCTTGCCCGTACTGAGGATATTTGGCAATGTCTAAAACGACTTGGGATAAGGTCATATTGTCCATATTGCAAACGATAGGAGCTATAAAATTTACAGTTGATTTTTCAAGCGGGAGTGCAACAACGATAATGTTATAAATTCTAAGTTGAGAGCTTTCTTTAATCTCCATAAGATCTTCATAATAGCTTGGAATGTCGAATTCGTAGCTTCTTAATGCAAAAGGATTTATCATTGTAAAAGATGTCTCATCATCTTTGCTTGCTAGCTTAACAAAAAATTTATCAAGTTCAATTAACTCCATCGTTTTGATATGCTCAAAGCCTAAAATAGGGCTTTTAACACTAAAAATCATACTAACTCCTATTTTGTAAAGTTGCCGTATTTTATCATAGTTTTAAAAAATTTATACAAAAATAATAGCAAAAAATGTAGAATACGAGGATTTAAACTTTTTAAGGAAAAGCATGAAAAGATTTTCTAAATTTCTAGCAGTTGTAGCTCTTTTGGGGCTTTTTAGTGGTTGTGCTGAAAAATATACCGAGCTTTACAATCTAACTCCAGATGAGTGGTATGCTCAGGTTATAGCTGATATAAAAGATGGCGATCTTGAAGCGGCCGATAAACACTATGTTTCAATGGCAAGCGAACACGTAGCAAGCCCACTTTTGGAGCAAATTTTACTTATCCTTGCCCAAGCTCACGCAAATGATGAAGAGTATCTAATGGCAAATCACTATCTTGACGAGTACATCAAAAGATATGGTGACAACGGCTCAAAAACAGAATTTGCTCAGTATCTAAAGATAAAAGCAAATTTTGACTCATTTACCCAACCAAACCGCAACCAAAAGCTTATGGAAGATAGCGTAACAGAGATCGAGAAATTTCTTTATATGTATCCAAATACTGAATATAAGCCACTTATTGAGACTATGCTTATTAAATTCAAACTCGCGCTTTACTTCCTAGATATGCAAATAGCTGATCTTTACAATAGGACTGGTCGTGACGTTTCGGCTAAAATTTACGAGCAAAAACTTGAAGAGTCGCCGTTTAAAAACTCAGATCTTATCAAACCTGATGTAGCATGGTATAGAAAACTGTTTGAATAGGAGAAATTTTGCAAATAAACGAAAATAAAGGCCTTCCAACCGAAATTCCCATTATTGTTGAGGATGAGCTATTTTTATACCCATTTATGATAACTCCGCTTTTTTTAAGCGACGATGAAAATTTAAAGGCACTCGAACTTGCCATACAAGAAGAGACTCCGATCCTTGTAGTGCCTACAAAGCCTCAGCAAGACGGCGCTAGAGACTTCGATGGTATCTATGATGCTGGTGTGATCGGCACGATAATGCGCCGTGTGCCACTACCCGATGGACGCGTGAAGGTGCTATTTCAGGGCATCGACAAAGGTAAAATTTTAAAGCAATCAGGCATAAATCCACTCCGTGGTATCGTCGATATGCTTCATGTCAAACGTCCATCACAGGTCAAAACTGACGCACTAATCGTTGTTTTAAGAGAAAAAGTAAGAGAGCTTTCGCAGTTTAGCCACTTTTTCCCACCTGATCTTTTAAAAACGATCGAAGAGAGCGCTGAAGCGATCAGAGTTTGCGACTTAGTCTCAAGCGCGCTTCGTCTAAAAAAACAGATCGCTTATAGCTTTTTTGTTGAGGAAAATTTAGAGCAGCGCCTACTAAAGCTCATCGATTATGTCATCGAAGAGATCGAGGCAAACAAGCTTCAAAAAGAGATCAAAAATAAAGTCCATTCAAAGATCGACAAGACGAATAAAGAGTACTTTTTAAAAGAGCAGCTAAAGCAAATTCAAGCTGAGCTTGGAGCGGACACGAGCCGAGAAGAAGAGCTTGAAGAGTATAATAAAAAGCTTGATGCGAAGAAGAAATTTATGGCTGAGGACGCCTACAAAGAGATCAAAAAACAAATAGACAAGCTCTCTCGCATGCACCCAGACTCAGCCGATGCAAACACCTTGCAAAGCTACCTTGACTGGGTACTTGAAATTCCATTTGAAAATGTAGCTAAGAAAAAGTCATCTATCACCGAGGTGAGCAAGTACCTAAATGCTGACCACTACAGCTTAGAGAAGCCAAAAGAGCGCATAGAGGAGTATTTTGCATTGCGTGAGCTTTTGGAGCTTAGAGGAGTTGGTGAGAAGGTAAATAATGGCGCCATTTTATGCTTTGCAGGCCCTCCAGGTGTGGGTAAAACCAGCCTTGCAAACTCGATCGCAAAGGCGCTAAAGCGCGAGCTAGTCAGGATCGCGCTTGGCGGACTTGAGGACGTAAACGAACTAAGAGGCCACCGCCGAACCTACATAGGCGCTATGCCAGGCCGCATCGTGCAAGGGCTCATAGAAGCTAAGCAGATGAATCCAGTAGTTGTATTAGATGAGATCGACAAGGTTGGCAGAAGCTACAGAGGCGATCCGACCGCGGTTTTACTTGAAATTTTAGACCCAGAGCAAAATAATAAATTTAGAGATTACTACTTAAATTTCAACATCGATCTTAGCAAGATCATCTTCATCGCTACAGCAAATGACGTGAGTATGATCCCAGCCGCACTTCGAGATAGGATGGAGTTTATCGAGCTTAGCTCATACACTCCACAAGAGAAATTTGAGATCGCTAAAAAATATCTCTTGCCTCAGGAGCTTAAAAAGCACGGACTAAAACCAAGTGATGTGAGCGTCAGCAAAGAGGCACTTGAGCTAATTATCAGCGACTATACAAGAGAGAGTGGCGTGCGAAATTTACGCCGCAGGATCGCTGATATATTAAGAAAAGTCGCCAAAAATATCCTCACTAAAAAAAATGAGGGCAAGATCAGCGTCACGGCTAAAAATTTGAAAGAATTTTTAGAGAAAAAGGTCTATGAGATCGAGCCAGCGGATAAAAAAGATCAGATCGGCTTGGTAAATGGCCTAGCGTGGACGAGTGTCGGTGGCGACGTATTAAGGATAGAGGCTATAAGGATCCAGGGTAAGGGCAGTATGCAGATCACCGGCCAGCTAGGCGATGTGATGAAAGAGAGCGCTCATATCGCATTTAGCGTGGTAAAAGTGCTGATCGATAACAAAAAACTAAAAGTACCAATGACTATCGTACCAAAATTAGATGACGATAAGCGTAAGCTTGAAGCTAGCGATGTTTATAGACGCTACGATCTTCACTTACACGTACCAGAGGGTGCAGTGCCAAAAGATGGACCAAGTGCTG
The sequence above is drawn from the Campylobacter concisus genome and encodes:
- the hpf gene encoding ribosome hibernation-promoting factor, HPF/YfiA family codes for the protein MNISIVGKQFELTEPIKNYIQDAFDTLGKYNLDIISARCVVAADEKQGKKGFNAEFSLNMAHKDTIVVRQKDKDLYAAIDLAIEKASKVLRREHDKKFTVKGKADDKEFRSRIGEEKIEGVEEIVPMELEIYKPLEVEEALDKLKSSDKQFYVFNDVDAKMRVIYKRTDGTFGLY
- the fliW gene encoding flagellar assembly protein FliW: MIFSVKSPILGFEHIKTMELIELDKFFVKLASKDDETSFTMINPFALRSYEFDIPSYYEDLMEIKESSQLRIYNIIVVALPLEKSTVNFIAPIVCNMDNMTLSQVVLDIAKYPQYGQAEMIENFIQK
- a CDS encoding outer membrane protein assembly factor BamD, with protein sequence MKRFSKFLAVVALLGLFSGCAEKYTELYNLTPDEWYAQVIADIKDGDLEAADKHYVSMASEHVASPLLEQILLILAQAHANDEEYLMANHYLDEYIKRYGDNGSKTEFAQYLKIKANFDSFTQPNRNQKLMEDSVTEIEKFLYMYPNTEYKPLIETMLIKFKLALYFLDMQIADLYNRTGRDVSAKIYEQKLEESPFKNSDLIKPDVAWYRKLFE
- a CDS encoding type II secretion system protein, producing the protein MKKTKKAFTLIELIIVITVLGVISLMSFNTLMNLYQNYFQSKVINELETQSEIALEQISMLLSHRIKQSVIARKKNGDYLALNDSGVNLSSDFEILEFIPAAYELFDGINEYKGDDTNGDPIIEEGIYSGYVDLANSSVANGLKSPGSKFNDAFRNGVMDLTCENDSNEEDVNSGSRCINADNENGGLVAIFSSILYRVGSSFGYQENLDQRHLDIAKVGIQSIDTLKISSDFKNKKISEQYKLAYTAIAIAPAEQSAEDIQNGSFDLKIYYNYRPWLNESFKKFSSTSTKAIKAESATLAKHVTRFVFTEKNGVIALKLCLKAEKSEITICKSKAVY
- the lon gene encoding endopeptidase La produces the protein MQINENKGLPTEIPIIVEDELFLYPFMITPLFLSDDENLKALELAIQEETPILVVPTKPQQDGARDFDGIYDAGVIGTIMRRVPLPDGRVKVLFQGIDKGKILKQSGINPLRGIVDMLHVKRPSQVKTDALIVVLREKVRELSQFSHFFPPDLLKTIEESAEAIRVCDLVSSALRLKKQIAYSFFVEENLEQRLLKLIDYVIEEIEANKLQKEIKNKVHSKIDKTNKEYFLKEQLKQIQAELGADTSREEELEEYNKKLDAKKKFMAEDAYKEIKKQIDKLSRMHPDSADANTLQSYLDWVLEIPFENVAKKKSSITEVSKYLNADHYSLEKPKERIEEYFALRELLELRGVGEKVNNGAILCFAGPPGVGKTSLANSIAKALKRELVRIALGGLEDVNELRGHRRTYIGAMPGRIVQGLIEAKQMNPVVVLDEIDKVGRSYRGDPTAVLLEILDPEQNNKFRDYYLNFNIDLSKIIFIATANDVSMIPAALRDRMEFIELSSYTPQEKFEIAKKYLLPQELKKHGLKPSDVSVSKEALELIISDYTRESGVRNLRRRIADILRKVAKNILTKKNEGKISVTAKNLKEFLEKKVYEIEPADKKDQIGLVNGLAWTSVGGDVLRIEAIRIQGKGSMQITGQLGDVMKESAHIAFSVVKVLIDNKKLKVPMTIVPKLDDDKRKLEASDVYRRYDLHLHVPEGAVPKDGPSAGITMATAIASILTDTKVRHDIAMTGEITLTGRVLPIGGLKEKLIAAHKAGIKTALIPRKNYDRDLVDIPAEVKGDMKIIAVDTIEDVLKNALVTKK
- a CDS encoding type II secretion system protein — its product is MKRGGFSLIELILSVLVVAIVSASLPLAVRTTSNLSEQSLMQEGLMNAKTYMSLILKAPFSDQVLIAGKNTMPSSITTQEAIIFPLIICEQGANPDFYEKSGVKGEGHRILAYPVQNSSACATRPNDSKLPESIKSVNFKVKSIKNFNTQKSISPTASTTKRDFIIDTETTPTITNGADKFVVSTPLNDNDVLQIKLDTTMKTTKESKSVLYGYAFNIGESSTLSVKEWK